The following proteins come from a genomic window of Lemur catta isolate mLemCat1 chromosome 4, mLemCat1.pri, whole genome shotgun sequence:
- the MATN3 gene encoding matrilin-3: MPRPAPTRHLPGLILLLWPLLLLPPLAAPGPLARPGLRRLGTRGPGGSPGRSPAPAAPTRAPLSEAGEPGGARGAGVCKSRPLDLVFIIDSSRSVRPLEFTKVKTFVSQIIDTLDIGEADTRVAVVNYASTVKIEFHLQTYSDKQSLKQAVARITPLSTGTMSGLAIQTAMDEAFTVEAGARGPASNIPKVAIIVTDGRPQDQVTEVAARARASGIELYAVGVDRADMESLKMMASEPLDEHVFYVETYGVIEKLSSRFQETFCAVDPCVLGTHQCQHVCISDGDGKHHCECSQGYALNADKKTCSAIDKCALNTHGCEHVCVSDRTGSYHCECYEGYTLNEDRKTCSAQDKCALGTHGCQHLCVNDRNGSHHCECYEGYTLNADKKTCTVRDKCTLGSHGCQHICVSDGAASYHCDCFPGYTLNEDKKTCSAIEEARRLISTEDACGCEATLAFQDKVSSYLQRLNTKLDDILKKLQINEYGQIHR, encoded by the exons ATGCCGCGCCCGGCCCCCACGCGCCACCTCCCGGGACTCATCCTGTTGCTctggccactgctgctgctgccgcccctCGCCGCCCCCGGGCCCCTGGCCCGTCCGGGCCTCCGGAGGCTGGGGACCCGCGGCCCCGGGGGCAGCCCCGGACGCAGTCCCGCTCCCGCGGCTCCCACCCGCGCGCCCTTGTCCGAGGCCGGCGAGCCCGGCGGCGCCCGCGGCGCAG GTGTTTGCAAGAGCAGGCCCTTGGACTTGGTGTTCATCATTGATAGTTCTCGTAGTGTGCGGCCCCTGGAATTCACCAAGGTGAAAACCTTTGTCTCCCAGATAATTGACACTCTGGACATCGGGGAGGCCGACACACGGGTGGCAGTGGTGAACTATGCTAGCACCGTGAAGATCGAGTTCCATCTCCAGACCTACTCAGATAAGCAGTCCCTGAAGCAGGCTGTGGCGCGAATCACACCCTTGTCAACAGGCACCATGTCGGGGCTGGCCATCCAGACGGCAATGGATGAAGCCTTCACTGTGGAGGCTGGAGCTCGAGGGCCCGCCTCCAACATCCCTAAGGTGGCCATCATCGTGACAGACGGGAGGCCCCAGGACCAGGTGACCGAGGTGGCGGCTCGGGCCCGGGCTTCTGGTATTGAGCTCTATGCTGTGGGCGTGGACCGTGCAGACATGGAGTCCCTCAAGATGATGGCCAGTGAACCCCTAGATGAGCATGTGTTCTACGTGGAGACCTACGGGGTCATTGAGAAACTTTCCTCCAGATTCCAGGAGACCTTTTGTG CTGTGGACCCATGTGTGCTGGGCACGCACCAGTGCCAGCATGTCTGCATCAGCGACGGGGACGGCAAACACCACTGTGAGTGTAGCCAAGGATATGCCTTGAATGCTGACAAGAAAACGTGTTCAG CTATCGATAAGTGTGCTCTTAACACTCATGGATGTGAGCACGTCTGTGTGAGTGACAGAACTGGCTCTTATCACTGTGAGTGCTATGAAGGTTATACCTTGAATGAAGACAGGAAAACTTGCTCAG CTCAAGATAAATGTGCTTTGGGTACTCATGGGTGTCAGCACCTTTGTGTGAATGACAGAAATGGATCCCATCACTGTGAATGCTATGAGGGCTACACTCTGAATGCAGATAAAAAAACATGTACAG TCCGTGACAAGTGTACCCTGGGCTCTCACGGGTGCCAGCACATTTGTGTGAGTGACGGGGCGGCGTCCTACCACTGTGATTGCTTTCCCGGCTACACCCTGAATGAGGACAAGAAGACATGTTCAG CCATTGAAGAAGCACGAAGACTCATTTCCACTGAAGATGCTTGTGGATGTGAAGCCACACTGGCATTCCAGGATAAGGTCAGCTCATATCTTCAGAGACTGAACACCAAAC TGGATGACATTTTGAAGAAGttgcaaataaatgaatatggaCAAATACATCGTTGA